In one window of Paenarthrobacter nicotinovorans DNA:
- a CDS encoding ABC transporter ATP-binding protein: MNRPTVISARNLTKAFGDLTAVDNISFDVPAGESFGLLGPNGAGKSTTMKMIGGVSQRTSGSLSIMGLDPETHGPEVRAHLGVVPQQDNLDEELKVRENLIVYGRYFGLPLRYLRPKADELLEFAQLTDKASSKVDALSGGMKRRLTIARSLINEPRILLLDEPTTGLDPQARHILWDRLFRLKESGVTLILTTHYMDEAEQLCDRLIVVDKGRIMAEGSPANLIREHSSREVLELRFGSERNATIGVELEGIGERLETLPDRVLIYAHDGEAALEQVSARGLRPMTSLVRRSSLEDVFLRLTGRSLVD; this comes from the coding sequence ATGAACCGACCCACCGTCATCAGTGCCCGGAACCTCACCAAGGCCTTCGGTGACCTCACCGCCGTCGACAACATCTCCTTCGACGTTCCGGCGGGGGAGTCCTTCGGCCTGCTCGGGCCCAACGGTGCAGGCAAGTCCACCACCATGAAAATGATCGGTGGCGTCTCCCAGCGCACGTCGGGCTCGCTGAGCATCATGGGCCTGGACCCCGAGACCCACGGCCCCGAGGTACGGGCGCATCTGGGCGTGGTGCCGCAGCAGGACAACCTGGACGAAGAACTCAAAGTCCGCGAGAACCTGATCGTGTACGGCCGCTATTTCGGCCTGCCCCTGCGCTACTTGCGTCCGAAGGCGGACGAGTTGCTCGAGTTCGCGCAATTGACCGACAAAGCCAGTTCCAAGGTGGACGCGCTCTCAGGCGGCATGAAGCGGCGATTGACCATCGCCCGCTCGCTGATCAACGAGCCCCGCATACTCCTCCTGGACGAACCCACCACCGGCCTTGATCCGCAGGCCCGCCACATCCTCTGGGACCGGCTGTTCCGGCTCAAGGAAAGCGGCGTCACCCTCATCCTGACCACCCACTACATGGACGAGGCGGAGCAACTCTGTGACCGTCTGATCGTGGTGGACAAGGGCCGGATCATGGCGGAGGGTTCGCCTGCCAACCTCATCCGCGAGCACTCCTCGCGCGAAGTACTCGAGCTCAGGTTCGGGTCCGAGCGGAACGCGACCATCGGCGTCGAACTTGAAGGCATCGGTGAGCGGCTGGAGACCCTCCCGGACCGCGTACTGATCTACGCGCACGACGGCGAGGCCGCGCTGGAGCAGGTGTCCGCCCGCGGGCTGCGGCCCATGACCTCGCTGGTCCGCCGCTCATCGCTGGAGGACGTGTTCCTCCGGTTGACCGGCAGGAGCCTCGTTGACTGA
- a CDS encoding bifunctional methylenetetrahydrofolate dehydrogenase/methenyltetrahydrofolate cyclohydrolase: MTQSTAQILDGKATAAAIKAELTTRVSALAAKGIVPGLGTILVGSDPGSTWYVGGKHKDCAEVGIQSIRRDLPEDISQEDLLKVVQELNENPECTGYIVQLPLPKHIDQDVILEAMDPEKDADGLHPMNLGRLVANVNGEMKSPLPCTPKGCVELLRRHDIDLKGKRVLVVGRGVTIGRPIGLLLTRKEVNATVILAHTGTVDLPAELKQADVVIAAAGVPHMIKAEDLKPGAIVLDVGVSRVDDGNGKAVVTGDVDPAAADVAAWLSPNPGGVGPMTRAMLLANVVESAERQAGIA; this comes from the coding sequence ATGACACAGTCCACCGCACAGATCCTCGACGGCAAGGCCACCGCCGCTGCCATCAAGGCAGAACTGACCACCCGCGTTTCTGCCCTTGCCGCCAAGGGCATCGTCCCCGGCCTGGGCACCATCCTGGTGGGCTCCGACCCCGGCAGCACCTGGTATGTCGGCGGCAAGCACAAGGACTGCGCAGAGGTGGGCATCCAGTCCATCCGCCGCGACCTCCCCGAGGACATCTCCCAGGAAGACCTCCTGAAGGTCGTCCAGGAACTCAACGAGAACCCCGAGTGCACCGGCTACATCGTCCAGCTCCCGCTTCCCAAGCACATCGACCAGGACGTCATCCTGGAAGCCATGGACCCGGAGAAGGACGCCGACGGCCTGCACCCCATGAACCTTGGCCGCCTGGTGGCCAACGTGAACGGTGAAATGAAGTCGCCGCTGCCCTGCACGCCCAAGGGCTGTGTGGAGCTGCTTCGCCGCCACGACATCGACCTCAAGGGCAAGCGCGTCCTGGTGGTTGGCCGCGGCGTGACCATCGGCCGTCCCATCGGACTGCTGCTGACCCGCAAGGAAGTCAACGCAACGGTGATCCTGGCCCACACCGGAACCGTGGACCTGCCCGCGGAACTCAAGCAGGCCGACGTCGTGATTGCCGCCGCTGGCGTGCCGCACATGATCAAGGCAGAAGACCTCAAGCCGGGCGCAATCGTGCTCGACGTCGGCGTCAGCCGCGTGGACGACGGCAACGGCAAGGCTGTTGTCACTGGCGATGTGGACCCGGCAGCTGCCGACGTCGCCGCCTGGTTGTCCCCGAACCCGGGCGGCGTGGGTCCGATGACCCGCGCCATGCTGCTTGCCAACGTCGTGGAGAGCGCCGAACGCCAGGCCGGCATCGCGTAA
- the aqpZ gene encoding aquaporin Z, whose protein sequence is MASRNTKTIPRPTDPGAGPALVSRLGAEALGTFILVFGGVGTALFAASFPDPANAVGVGFLGVSLAFGLTVVAGAYAFGHVSGGHFNPAVTIGLAVAGRFPAKDIAAYIGAQLVGGAAGSSVLAVIAAGGSDGFFTAARAAGFASNGFGDHSPGGFGLGSALMTEFVLTAVFVLVILGVTDRRAQAGFAALAIGFSLTLIHLISIPVTNTSVNPARSIATALYADNWALGQLWVFIVAPIAGAIAAAALYRVVFAAKTP, encoded by the coding sequence ATGGCCAGCCGCAATACCAAGACCATCCCACGACCCACGGATCCCGGTGCCGGCCCGGCTTTGGTCTCCAGGCTCGGCGCTGAAGCTTTGGGCACATTTATTTTGGTTTTCGGTGGCGTGGGAACTGCGCTGTTCGCAGCAAGCTTCCCGGATCCCGCTAACGCCGTGGGGGTTGGATTCCTGGGCGTGTCCCTGGCTTTCGGACTGACGGTCGTCGCCGGTGCCTACGCTTTCGGTCACGTCTCAGGCGGGCACTTCAACCCTGCGGTGACGATCGGCCTGGCAGTCGCCGGGCGTTTTCCGGCCAAGGACATAGCGGCCTACATTGGGGCGCAGCTTGTGGGCGGCGCGGCAGGCTCCAGCGTGCTGGCCGTCATCGCTGCCGGCGGCTCCGACGGCTTCTTCACTGCCGCCCGGGCAGCCGGATTCGCCTCCAATGGTTTCGGCGACCACTCCCCCGGGGGCTTTGGCCTTGGTTCGGCGCTGATGACCGAATTCGTCCTGACCGCTGTCTTCGTCCTGGTCATCCTTGGCGTCACTGACCGGCGTGCACAGGCCGGATTCGCCGCACTTGCCATCGGGTTCAGCCTGACCCTCATCCACCTCATCAGCATTCCCGTGACCAACACCTCGGTGAACCCGGCCCGTTCCATCGCCACGGCCCTGTATGCCGACAACTGGGCGCTGGGCCAGCTCTGGGTCTTCATCGTTGCCCCCATCGCCGGAGCCATCGCTGCAGCCGCCCTGTACCGCGTCGTATTCGCAGCGAAAACACCATGA
- a CDS encoding ABC transporter permease: MTEKQTTTTEQPLRAHSPQVSAARARRWGSFYYAEQVLRVMRNYGWSVVLYSVGQPVAYLFAMGVGLATLVDANSASAFGGVSYLEFVAPALLVSAAVMTASGEFSYPVMDGFKWRRVFYGPHASPLIPQQIASGHIMASSLRFLLQSVVYFAVVAIFGASPSPWGWVSALVATVAALSFGLPLMAYAASITQDKGQFALVQRFIVMPLFLFSGTFFPLDTLPLAVRWIGWISPVWHGTELGRVFTYGLDEPPLLTITHVVFLVAAAVGGWVLVRRQFVKRMGS, translated from the coding sequence TTGACTGAGAAGCAAACCACGACGACGGAGCAGCCTTTGCGGGCCCACTCGCCGCAGGTTTCGGCCGCCAGGGCTCGCCGCTGGGGTTCCTTCTACTATGCGGAGCAAGTCCTCCGCGTGATGCGCAACTACGGCTGGTCCGTGGTCCTCTACAGCGTGGGGCAGCCCGTTGCGTACTTGTTCGCCATGGGAGTCGGGCTGGCCACGTTGGTGGACGCCAACAGCGCGTCGGCGTTCGGCGGCGTCAGCTACCTGGAATTCGTTGCGCCGGCGCTGCTGGTCTCCGCAGCGGTGATGACGGCGTCCGGTGAGTTCTCGTACCCCGTCATGGATGGCTTCAAATGGCGCCGGGTGTTCTATGGCCCGCACGCCTCGCCGTTGATTCCGCAGCAGATCGCCAGCGGGCACATCATGGCGAGCTCCCTGCGCTTCCTCCTCCAATCAGTGGTCTACTTCGCGGTAGTGGCCATCTTTGGAGCTTCACCGAGTCCGTGGGGCTGGGTCTCTGCGCTGGTGGCGACCGTGGCGGCGCTGTCCTTTGGCCTGCCCCTGATGGCCTATGCGGCAAGCATCACCCAGGACAAAGGGCAGTTCGCGCTGGTGCAGCGGTTCATTGTGATGCCCTTGTTCCTGTTCTCCGGGACCTTCTTCCCGCTGGATACCCTGCCCTTGGCTGTCCGCTGGATCGGCTGGATTTCGCCGGTCTGGCATGGAACCGAGCTGGGCAGGGTGTTCACGTACGGACTGGATGAACCGCCGTTGCTCACCATTACCCACGTGGTGTTCCTGGTGGCGGCTGCCGTTGGGGGCTGGGTGCTCGTGCGCCGGCAGTTCGTGAAAAGGATGGGTTCATGA
- the glyA gene encoding serine hydroxymethyltransferase gives MTTTTSASVSNQSLAELDPEIAAVLDQELGRQRGTLEMIASENFAPRAVMEAQGSVLTNKYAEGYPGRRYYGGCEYVDVAEQLAIDRVKELFGAEYANVQPHSGAQANAAALSAMINPGDKILGLSLAHGGHLTHGMKLNFSGKLYNVAAYQVEEDNFRIDMDKLREQAIAEKPQVIIAGWSAYPRHLDFAAFRSIADEVGALLWTDMAHFAGLVAAGLHPSPVPHSDVVTSTVHKTLAGPRSGVILGKQEWAKKLNSSVFPGQQGGPLMHVIAAKAVAFKIAGGEEFKERQERVLEGAKIIADRLNQADVAEAGVSVLTGGTDVHLVLVDLRNSQLDGQQAEDLLHSVGITVNRNSVPFDPRPPMVTSGLRIGTPALATRGFGADEFTEVADIIATALVKGAAGSVDAEALQARVDKLADNFPLYPQHEQW, from the coding sequence GTGACTACCACCACTTCAGCGTCTGTCAGCAACCAGTCGCTCGCCGAACTCGATCCCGAGATCGCAGCAGTCCTCGACCAGGAGCTTGGCCGCCAGCGCGGCACCCTGGAAATGATTGCCTCCGAAAACTTCGCCCCCCGCGCTGTGATGGAAGCCCAGGGCTCCGTCCTGACCAACAAGTATGCCGAGGGTTACCCGGGCCGCCGCTACTACGGCGGTTGTGAATACGTCGACGTCGCTGAGCAGCTCGCCATCGACCGGGTCAAGGAACTCTTCGGCGCCGAATACGCCAATGTCCAGCCCCACTCCGGTGCCCAGGCAAACGCTGCAGCACTGTCCGCCATGATCAACCCGGGCGACAAGATCCTCGGCCTGTCCCTGGCACACGGCGGACACCTGACCCACGGCATGAAGCTCAACTTCTCCGGCAAGCTCTACAACGTAGCGGCTTACCAGGTGGAAGAGGACAACTTCCGCATCGACATGGACAAGCTCCGCGAGCAGGCCATCGCCGAGAAGCCGCAGGTCATCATCGCAGGCTGGTCCGCCTACCCGCGCCACCTCGATTTCGCAGCTTTCCGTTCCATCGCCGACGAAGTCGGTGCGCTCCTGTGGACCGACATGGCGCACTTCGCAGGTCTTGTAGCAGCAGGACTGCACCCGAGCCCGGTGCCGCACTCCGACGTCGTCACCTCCACGGTCCACAAGACCCTGGCAGGTCCGCGTTCCGGCGTGATCCTGGGCAAGCAGGAGTGGGCCAAGAAGCTCAACTCCAGCGTCTTCCCGGGCCAGCAGGGCGGCCCGCTCATGCACGTCATCGCAGCCAAGGCCGTTGCCTTCAAGATCGCCGGCGGCGAAGAGTTCAAGGAACGCCAGGAGCGTGTCCTTGAGGGCGCCAAGATCATCGCTGACCGTCTCAACCAGGCCGACGTCGCCGAAGCCGGCGTCTCGGTCCTGACCGGCGGCACCGACGTCCACCTGGTCCTGGTTGACCTGCGCAACTCCCAGTTGGACGGCCAGCAGGCCGAAGACCTCCTGCACTCGGTGGGCATCACCGTGAACCGGAACTCTGTTCCGTTCGACCCCCGCCCGCCGATGGTCACCTCCGGCCTCCGCATCGGTACGCCCGCCCTGGCTACCCGCGGTTTCGGTGCCGACGAGTTCACCGAGGTTGCCGACATCATCGCCACCGCACTCGTAAAGGGCGCCGCCGGCAGCGTTGATGCAGAGGCCCTCCAGGCACGCGTCGACAAGCTCGCCGACAACTTCCCGCTGTACCCGCAGCACGAGCAGTGGTAA